In Poecilia reticulata strain Guanapo linkage group LG11, Guppy_female_1.0+MT, whole genome shotgun sequence, the genomic stretch ggcgtttggtcgaaggtaaactttacaccttaaatgcacaacaatgtcagtttagactttgagaaacttggtaaaactgtattgtgtaacattaaaccattcttggctgcaactgtatcgatggcagctcttcttctattcagtgtttgttagcttctgttagcttcttggcgcagctccgttctcctgctactggtagctaaaatcacaaYaccctcactgtgtatccctctgaaaaatgaacccatttaaataaagaaatcaagaaatccctccatgggtgataccacaatagagagcgttcattttatagcgttaacacggtgctgtaagtggtccagtatgaaacgggggtgatagaacaacacagcacttttaaatttcaataaccagaatgcagaaattgtttccgttgttttaaaaggtttatgtcagtctgccttttccacatCGATACGCTCTGCACCTTAGGacgttaagaaaaaaaaagatgtgtacattgcgcaaaactctggaATAGgtgaagcgggacataaaacggagtgacgaactagatgtgaattatggcataaaaacagagaatctgaccctgaacagtgaaaaaatcaacacatgatgtgaaacacatgatgattagccagcgcagcaggtgatgagtgaagattactggtggtgagcgtcaataaatgatcaaataaatctaacaggaaaaaaactaaagtggatatagcaataaaccaagagaagataatactaatcaaaggaaactaaatggaaatgaatgaagaacaaaatgcaagaataaactaagaaactaaagtaaatacagaggaataaactggtatggcaagacctttcgagcaatagttaatacagagactgtatggcaagaataaacagacactatttccacataaaaggtaaaataatattgttgaaatgttatgggtttgttgagaccacatctagtactgagaataaatatatcttacagaccataacagtaaagaactgatcacttatttatgtttttaattagatttgatatatttatttcttcaaaattatttttcatgtcagtgttaatgtcatgatgGTGTTCTGTGACTCCATGACAccttcaatttgactcattaggatttgattaagaaccagatttgttcttggtaatttctgtccagtaaaactattaatctataatcaatagacaggttgATATAAAGATatgatccatgtttctgtctcatatttgtatggcattaaaaggacctggaacttttgtttttccactgaaagctctggtttgcacaataaatgccatgtgggtgaaattttatggatgatactctgatgtcccattctcctgaaggcagcacagagctgcaccaccagaaactgacaaacactgaagaggagttatgattaatgtagttacagttctatccatgttttaatgttgcagagctcagtcattatagatcaaataaatcaaagtttaaactggcatgttgttcatcttttatctggtcattttgtggaatatttaacaactagaaaatggcacaaaatacgaatattttttccactctgctgCTGTTAGGTCTACTGAtattaacttgaatgttcattgcatttaaacacctgtgaaaataatttctattcccatgacttttttgttctctgggaaataatttttgacgattaatacagaaacaaacataaaaatcaaaacatctacaatagtgatagtaatattaatgataaaataatggtcagtgcaaagtagcccgcaaattctttggtggggggcggtgagggacctggataaaggctgggggggcgctggcccgaaaaaggttgagaaacgctgatatagagcataacactatgcaaatgtaagatattttattagtaatttctttctgcaggtctattttgttataggaaagtattgcaatattcaaacccacaatttagcaagatatgtaaatcagagctggaccaccatattttgtctttacagaattacactattaaaaataaacaagggcacaatatgcaaccttttagtgactgtaatctataaaacagagctgcctgtttgctgcacttgcagtggagatgaagatggtccattcaggaaagcagagctgcaacaaactttaacgtggaactgcagaaaaaaattaaaataagaacaaaagcaaaaatttaattgttaatgtatgtcaccatgagaaaagcctactgagttttgcttaaaaaaaactttaaaacatttaaatcacacatttttgactcatgaagttaacgttctcttttgcaaaacaaatttatttgtgcttgtcagaaatcttttcttgctattctaagtttttgtttgtgactcaaagttttgcttgcgATTCTCACGACGTTGTGAGCaaggcctaaaatcacaacaaaagattccTTCACACACATAAATCATCCATACACTAGATCAGCCTAAAAATACTGGGGATACGGATGGTAAATAAAGGAGCCTCCCCgagttatttccatggaatcacttctgtattcagccAGAAAGAGCGAGTTTATGGGAACGAGagagcagaccagagccagagAGCCGAGAACTGATCCGCCTCTACACACCGCTGTTAACACCGTCCTATTTGAGCTCTTCACAAGAAACATGCAAAGATAATAAAACGAAATAACACGGAGACCTTAAGGGACAcggtcatatttttctaaaagcagcaactttgaACCTGAACAGTCCGCTGAACCAGAGCTGCTCTACTGAATATTTATAGAATTAAATATTAGATTCTTAATATGAGTTGTACTTTGTTGTTCAATATGCCCCTTTTTTAACTTTGAGCCCGCCTctccaaaagtgaaaaaaaaaaaactactcaTTTTTAATCCATATTTCTTAATTTGCAAGAAGCGACTGGCCATGGTCAATACATCTTTAGCCcttgaaattaatattttattgagcACCAATCAATTGTAAGAAAATAAAGCTCCCCATCAACTTAATAcaattcaaaagaaaagttaatGGTGACagtgtaagaaaaatattttagaaatgaacTTCTTAACCATACCTAAAGAGacgttttttatttgaaaacaaatgttttactgcAGGGAAAACAATTATAAATGCTCCACAAAATTTCcaaatagatataaaaaaaaaaataaaaaaaaaagtcttaaaactcTTTTCTTACATTCTGATGCataatttaaacaatgttttccgAATACAGTTGTTAAGACAAGTCAACCAATCTCCTCCAAAGGTCTAagcaaaaaaacagtaaaatcatttcagaaataataaatggatTCCACAGGGAGGGACATCTCCAGGATCATGGACCAGTTTTACAAGTTTTAAACACAGTTTTGACTCCAAAAAAAATGCTACCGATGAAGACTCAAGCTCTGTAGACATCAGGACTATTCCACAATGAAGGGGTTCTTCCAACAGGTAGCTATAGCAGTGTTTAATATTGGTCAGGCGACACTGCTTCTTTTGTCAGCAGTTCCATCTACTGTTAAACTATAGCCCTGACTTCAACTACACAGTTCATGTTCAGTCCTTTACTCCATGCTGTCTGGGTCTGCCTGGGCCATGTAAGCATCCAGCTCTGCATCCAGGTGACCTTTGGTCTTTGACATATAGGCATCAAGTTGGTTGTCAAGCTGTTCACGGGTTACAGCTGGCCGACCACTTCCTCTACCCCGCCCACGACCACGTCCTCCTCTACCAGCGAATCCACCACGTCCACGAAGTCCACCACGGCCTGTACAACAACACACAAAgcaacataaattttttttaagagacaTTATAGCCCTTTTTGCACTGCAGGGTCTGGCCTGGCCCAGCCCGGCTCCGTTCGACCTGGTCCCATTGGTGCTATGGCCCTGGTCGTTTTGCATTGTGTTGGATACGTCACGTAAATCGACTTGTTGCTAAAGCTACCGAGGCGATCTCCCCAGCGACCACAgaacagttttcttcttgggTCTCCCATCCCACTTTTTCTGTATGCGCTCATGAGCATGGAAGCTGAGAGAAACATTTACCTCAGCTTTACatttaacggaaaaaaaatgtcatctgaATGTTGGACTCACGGCCAGCTAACTACCACTGCGGCTGGTGGGATTTCCCAGCTGGAGGGGGAAATCCCCTCGTTCACAGCCTAGCAGACTTCTGATTGGTTCAATTGgagaaattttatttacatttatcattaaaatcTTTGGCTGAAGAGGCGATTGTAATCAGCACAATTAGGGTAAGAATAGATTATGATGGGAATTTATTGATGCAGCCATCGAGAAAGTCTAGTGCTCCTCTGATCCAGAGATCTGGTCTTTGTCACGCCCCCACAGCCAATGAACCAATCAACAGCTAACTCCAAACAGGCCTGGTttggccggcccgattggaacTGCAGCTCTCAGCGTTCCAGGGAGCCGGGTGGTACTGGGCTGGAAGTGCTAATGCAAAAACGACTTCGAAGCAGGGCCGACCCAGGTCGAACCCGGTTCAACTGTGCAGTGCAAAAGGGGCTTAGTTCTCTATGGTGAGATCGCAACTActcttggtttaaaaaaaaaaaaaaccaagtcAGCTCTTGCCTCTTGCTACTCCACCTCGACCTGCTCCTCTGGACATTACTCCTCCTCGTCCAGCAGGTGCTCCACGGTAGCGGCCTCCTCTACGGATCGGCATGCGGCTAGCTATACCCCGTCCTCGCATGGGGCCACCTGTAGGAATTCGCTTTCCTGAATTAATAAAAGCCATTGTATCTTAGCTCATATTTTGCAAAATCATCATTTAGCTTCATCGGCTACAAAGCTGTAGATACACACCCCTCAGGGACAAAGCCCCTCGCATGattcctcctctgactcctctAAATCCTCCTCTGGCCAGTCCCCGCAAGCCACCTCTGCTCCCAGCAGGTCCTCCACGCATTAGAACTCCTATGGGCCGGCCTAGTCTGGCTTGGATGCTACCCTTACCCAGGCGTTGCTTTAGGCTCTGACATGAGTTGAGGAGATGCATTTGTGACAATCAACACAGGAAAATTCAACCTGGAACAACCAATCATTAAAGTTTACATAATGGAAAGCTATAAGAAAAATAtccactttaaataaatgatgaataaaGCTGCTTCTTAATATATACTCAGGTCATTTAGACTAATTATGGAACAGAATCATACATAAAGGGCAACATGCTTCCTCTACTTGTTGGCAAAACAGAAGGATAGTCAAGGGGCAGTCAGCAAACATGGGGGTTGCCCTAAAATACTGGCTCCAAATCCAATGGTTATAGAGATACAACTTGGAAGGAGCATAACACTCCAATGAAGTCAAAGCTTCAGGAAGGGCactaataaaatctttaaacaatttcaaagcttttgttttagaaaattgatagaaaatgcataaagaaatagaacatttaaaatgtatttgttcagTATGAGAGCAGCGGTCAAATTAGGATAAGCTCAACAGTTAACCCATGCTTTTTATTGTCAACAGTTTCATTTGAAGTAAAAGCCTGGCTATCTCCCACTCACTTGAACAGGTGTTGGGTCCCCTTCTATGTACACTTAGTCCTATTAACacttgcttctgtttttatagTGGTTTGGAGTAGATCGTGGCTCTATATATCAATTTTTTCACGTGAgatttgaaaattaaacaattgCAAATACCTTCTCAAATATCAATCAATATCCCTTTGTGTCATTCAGTGGAAATTCAGGTCTGCCTAATGCTccttttttcacagatttaatCATGTGCTTGCATGATTCCATTGCCATGTGGAAACAGAATGGAGTGGATTTCCTCTCTAAGCTGAGCTTGCTGTTAGACTGAATGCTTCTAGGCCTGTCAAGATAACAAATATTATTGGAAGATAAATTGTCCcggaagttattgtgataaataacAATATTCGAACAGATCGCTATTATTATTACCATTTGTGCTTAgaatacatatacatataccCTGATCATGATTTAACTCCTGACTCCAATCGAgtacaaaactattttaaatgcTTTAGCTTTAAAGTATGTAAACATCATCCATCCTGGTCATCAATACAGACACACCACAGGGCTATGTGCTTAGTCAGGTTCATTTTCCTCTGTTCACTCATGTGTGGCCATCCACTCTTCTAACAGGGTTCTGAAGTTTGCAGATGATGCCACCTTAGTGGGTCTGATAAACAATGATGAGACTCTGGACAGAGAGGATATTCAGGACACTCACACCCATTTGCTGCATCCTAAGAACTGATTGagactttgtttatttactcaTCCATTTATCACTGAGGGTACTACTCCAGTTTTGTTATGTTCTAGAAACATAggcacatataaaaaaaacctcttacATCTTATGCAGTTGGTACTGGTAACTGCTGCTCAACTTGATAATAGgaaatcactttttcacatgcAGCAATGTaggtttcaatttttttcttccttaataatgaataaaactgcattttgtgtgtACGTCTGTTTTTGACTAACATTTGAATTTGTTAGATATTCTGAAAATCTTAAGTGTGACAatgatacaaaacaaaataggaAATGTGGAAGGGGTAAGCACTTTCTCACACCACTGTACTTGTATTACTTCAAACTGTAACCACTGAGAGTAGctgtcttaattttattttattcaccaGGAAGTTCCCCTGATGCAAGAGGAGGCTGATCCATCTCCTTAACTCGCTTGAGCTGTAAAAACAAGATTCAATATATTTACAGAGCTCTTGGAGAAAATTAACTACTGGCAACAACTTATTTTGGCTACAGAGCAatttttagtttcattattACGTAATAAAAGGGAATAGAGATTCAGCTGAGCATTATCGGAACTTGATTTAGTCCCGGTAACCTTACTAGGCCGTAGTTTATGTTACCTGTTCAGTAGCCTGTTACAAGAGAGTCAAAACCCAAACAAGTGGTTCAGCCCTTTTTCTAACCAAACACCAGGACCCCCTatccagaaaaagaaatcaaaagatCAGATGTTTCATCTTACCTGCTTGTGATTTAGAGCTGCTTGGACTGAGGGCCGGTTCTCCATCTGCTGGGCCAACCGGCGATTGCGGGCACTAGCCAAATGCTGCTGTTGCATGGTGGCTCGAATGCTTACTGCAGTAGGCTGCTTGTTCTTCAGCATGTTAGTGAAGCTTCAGATGTGGgagggaagaagaggaaggaagtAAAAGACAGGGATGGGAtgggagcaggaggaggaagcatGGTTCCACATCAAAGTTATTATTCACATTATAGATGCGGCTATAAAGATCGTCAGGGATCATTTCTGATTCATTAGAGGGCACCTTTTTTCTTTCGCATAATATactaaattattcataaattattcatgtttaGGCTTAGCATTACAATTTTACACAGGAGAggtgaattagaaaaaaaggtGAGAAAAACAGATCTAAAGACGAGAcaaaaggttttagaaaaagagCTACACTTTGCCACTTACAGGCCTCCAGCTGATTGGCAGGGATTTCACCATGCTACAGCAGAGGCCCAGGACATTAGTTGCGACTCAGCCACTTACAGCATGGACCGTGACTTGCAAAGAGCCCACTGAATGTGTGGTGTTGGGCAGGGAAGGTCAAGTggggaaagaaataaaagttttgtcaCGTCCAGGCTTGGACTGAGTTTGTGAATCTTAAGGAGAGAGAAACAATAATAGAATGTGTGAATAAATTAGCATACGCTTcattgagagagaaaaacatgaatcaGTAGCACATGGAGCTGTAGCATTTCTCAGTCCTGTTTGAGCCCTCCTGctcatctttaaaaatgtatacatgCTGTATACAGTTCTGTGTGCTCATATATATGAGAGCTTGCCATGGCTTTTTTAGGACAGTGGTGTGTTTCAGCACAGGGTTAACAGCTTACCATGCATGACTGCTACCCTTTTCCCTTATCTACATGTATGCACTGCTTACACAAGTAAGTCAGCTCGGGCAGCACTCTTTTACCTAGTATGGCTTTGACATTAAATCCATCCAATGTGTTAGAAAATACTGATACGGACAATGTTGAATGAGCAGTGCACACACTGGGAAGGGTCAGAACAGTATCCATGTTGGGTTCAGTCCCACACAGCAGCCTCTTGAAGAGATTACATTCTTAACAAGCCAAAGTTGGTCTTTGCATGGTGCCTCACCGCTCATTGAGAGACACTTTGGTGGTGCTTTTCAGGACCACTTTTTGGGATGCAGCAGCGCTCATTTTGAGAAGTTTGATTGTAGAAtcctggaaaacagaaaaaaagacattactAAGGAATTATACTCGTCTACACTAAAACGGCAATATCTACATCTACTCATCACTGCCACTCGTCAATAGATGAGTGGCAGTGgaattgtctattttttttttttacattcacaaATGCACTATACATTATTTGAGGgcaataaaaaactaataaaaaataaatgaagtgtCAAAGAGAAAATACATACTTTTTTATTGCATTGCTTTTCAAAGAGTGTGATTTAAGATGAAAATTTTTTATATCATACATTACTTTAGAACaatgtttttccaaactttttcagGCTGAGGACCACTTGCTCCATTTAACAAACACTCGAGGACCACCTAATTTGAAAGTGTCCCCGCAATAACACATCTTCATTGTGTTTGTCCCTTCTAATATGAAGTGTGGTGCTGTTTTGCAACAGCACCACACTTCATTTTATTATGATCCTTTGTAACTGGCCataataaaaccacaaatatgTCTACTCAGGCAGTTTGAGTTATTTATACTCTTAAAGTATGGAATCTAAGCTTTACAATGATAGCGAATACATGGGAATCAAAAAAGTTCTTTACTaacgtattttctgcactataaggcgcacctaaaaaccttcaatttcctcaaaagccgacagtgcgccttataatcagGTGCGCCTtgtatatggaccaatattgagccacaacaggtcggatagttgtcagaatgctggttggttaataaagtttgataatatatttaaagccagggggggcggaggggtgggggaagagagacagagactgcggtgcagcgtgtcggttggtctgtgttacccagaaagcagtcgggcacaatatcgcaacaccaacaccgtgagtgaaacaacgagtGGGGCAGTCTACTAtataaagcagtggtccccaactcaaggtccgtggaccaattggtgcCGGGctgcgcaagaaatagtgaaatatttccgttttatgtattatttgcatctggaggatcttttattttgaaaatcctttaaccggattctctcagTTACTTGCCGCCAACACTGAGGCtgcaagcagcaaaatgagtaagaaacagatcagatgtctttggaaagtttctttgcaaaggggaaaaggacAAGAGAAGAGataggagaatggatttatcccggacctgTAGGCGactcccacattacaagccagCTCTGCGTAACATGTGGCGACTGGCTGctaatgaagcttcaagctgcttcgccacgtagagaccaagcaggctgtggatataagcaacacttcgggtgtcattgtctcccatcactcccagatgggaccgtctcgttgcagagaaacaagatcAGGGTTCCCGTTAGTCAGTATtgtgagttaaagttttcacgaaagtaaaatgttcgtttttgtggcgcatctgtacattattttgaagggatatgtaaacgttaccacagcgaccagagtcagagcgtttgggctgcggtcaAGAgaagatgagtagagcttgtgagtcttaagtctggtttagacagaaagatttaagaattgtcggccgattctccaaacctSTGWSWWCASAGMtgataaaagtacaacaggttcgattccACTCACACACATcctgattccagaggataatccagtaaaacgcgggaatttagaataaccaaacacggatgaagatgtagaagcaatagtgatagtttgtggactcattttaagagataaaagacgtaataaaaagaaaaggcggtggataaaagacgacgggagcagccgctctatttgctgcactatgatttggaggtggataaatgttttttcatagttaacatttttaactgaataaacataataatgacctttagatttaataataaacatttccacatatcatctccgatatccactgGACTCAGTTGCACAAACTCAGCTGTtagggattcccctctgttcttgcgtcaccgcgctttttgattggctacctgtcacattcagcaggtcgtattctcgttcccagacaggaaaaaccccacaggctgtgataaaaactccaagacaacccaaattgtaCCCAAATTGGGTTGTCTaatcaggatttagcgggaacacaaACACCGCCCCCACCCCACCGGGCCGCAGCAAagttttccaagtcttgaccggtccgc encodes the following:
- the chtopa gene encoding chromatin target of PRMT1a isoform X4, whose amino-acid sequence is MSAAASQKVVLKSTTKVSLNERFTNMLKNKQPTAVSIRATMQQQHLASARNRRLAQQMENRPSVQAALNHKQAVVDFVDVVDSLVEEDVVVGGVEEVVGQL
- the chtopa gene encoding chromatin target of PRMT1a isoform X3, whose amino-acid sequence is MLKNKQPTAVSIRATMQQQHLASARNRRLAQQMENRPSVQAALNHKQSLKQRLGKGSIQARLGRPIGVLMRGGPAGSRGGLRGLARGGFRGVRGGIMRGALSLRGKRIPTGGPMRGRGIASRMPIRRGGRYRGAPAGRGGVMSRGAGRGGVARGRGGLRGRGGFAGRGGRGRGRGRGSGRPAVTREQLDNQLDAYMSKTKGHLDAELDAYMAQADPDSME
- the chtopa gene encoding chromatin target of PRMT1a isoform X2 yields the protein MSAAASQKVVLKSTTKVSLNERFTNMLKNKQPTAVSIRATMQQQHLASARNRRLAQQMENRPSVQAALNHKQSLKQRLGKGSIQARLGRPIGVLMRGGPAGSRGGLRGLARGGFRGVRGGIMRGALSLRGGPMRGRGIASRMPIRRGGRYRGAPAGRGGVMSRGAGRGGVARGRGGLRGRGGFAGRGGRGRGRGRGSGRPAVTREQLDNQLDAYMSKTKGHLDAELDAYMAQADPDSME
- the chtopa gene encoding chromatin target of PRMT1a isoform X1, which codes for MSAAASQKVVLKSTTKVSLNERFTNMLKNKQPTAVSIRATMQQQHLASARNRRLAQQMENRPSVQAALNHKQSLKQRLGKGSIQARLGRPIGVLMRGGPAGSRGGLRGLARGGFRGVRGGIMRGALSLRGKRIPTGGPMRGRGIASRMPIRRGGRYRGAPAGRGGVMSRGAGRGGVARGRGGLRGRGGFAGRGGRGRGRGRGSGRPAVTREQLDNQLDAYMSKTKGHLDAELDAYMAQADPDSME